CCGCAAGGAGTCTTAATCAGTCAGGAAATAATTGAGACTCTGGCACATCAGGAACAAGTTATTATAATCTGCGGACATTATGAGGGCATTGACGAAAGATTTACGCAAAAATATGTAGATTTAGAAATCTCTATAGGTGATTGCGTATTAACCGGCGGAGAAATCCCCGCAATGTTGATAATTGACGCGATGTCGAGACTTGTTCCCGGTGTAGTCGGCAAGAATAAAGCCGTTATAGAAGACTCATTTTATCGTGGTATGCTTGATAATCCGAATTATACGAGGCCGTTTACATGGGAGGGACTCGACGTTCCGGAAATCTTAACGAGCGGCAATAACAAGCAAATTTCTAGGTGGCGCAGAAGAGAGGCAATAAATCGAACTCTGACACGCAGGCCGGACTTGATAGCAAGAGCTTCTATACGTGATTATTTAGCCGGAAAAATTAATCTTGCTGTTATCGCAAATAATGAAGACGTGAATTTATGCGGACTTAGTGAGCTTTGCAGAGCCTATAATCTGGGAAGATATTATATAATCGCTAATGATCATGATTTACGCGAGAAAATAAAAAATTTATATCCTGACTCAAAAATTATAGGCAATATTGCGAGGTTGTATAACGAGAATAAGCAGGAAAATTTATTAATCGTGAAGATTCACGCGCGTTCGGGAGATAATTTGCTGCATAGTCTTGAATTAAAGCGCAAATGTTTAGAACATGAGGGCGGAATTATATTTTTATTTGCTGACGATGAGAGCAGATTTTATAATATTCAGGGCTTGGCAGGTTATCTCTATGAAGCAGGACAAGACATAAATGTTCCGTTGAATATATTAATAGGAACCGCTTTAGATAGGTTATTAGGGAAGCGTTAAATATTTATTAGGAGGCATTATTCAAATTGAACGCTGTAGATTTAGTTCAGAAGAAGTACTACAGAGAAAATGAATTACCGGATTTCAGACCGGGCGACACTCTGAGAGTACACGTAAAAATTAAAGAAGGTACCCGCGAACGTATACAGGTCTTTGAGGGCATTGTTATAGCCAAACAACATGGAGGACTTGACGAGACTTTCACAGTGCGCAAGATTTCTAACGGAGTCGGCGTTGAAAGAATATTCCCGGTGCATTGTCCCTCGATTGATAAAATTGAGGTTCAGCGTCAGGGCAAAGTCAGACGAGCAAAATTATATTATCTCCGTAAATTAAGCGGTAAGGCAGCAAGAATCAAGGAACGCCGCAAATTTGCATAGTACACGAGAAAATATATAAAATTATTCCCCCTGTCATGAATTCACACGGCCGGGGGGATTTTTTTGTGCGTTAAATCTTGAAATAACTGGCTGCTTCCTTCAAGTCTTCAGATAATGAATCAATTATCTTTGTGTCGTTGAATACGTTATTAACATTTTCGGCAATTTCTGCTATTGACGCTGTAGCCTGCTCGTTTGCTGCTGATGTCTGCTCTGATACTGAAGAGAGTTCGTTTACTGCGTTTGAAATCGTCTGCCTGATTGAGTCAAGCCTCGTAGTTACGTCTGACACTGAAGAGATTTCTACGAGTGATGAGGCTATTTCTTTATCAAGCAATGTAAATTTTTCTTGAGTAGTTGCTAAGACCTCGCGCTCTTCATTGATTAAATTTTCGACTTCTTGAGCCTGACTCACACATTCGCCCGATAACTGCTTAATTTCTAAGACTGTATCATTAATTGACTCGGCGGCCTCGTTTGATTCCTCTGCTAACTTCTTAATTTCTGCGGCGACAACCCCGAATCCCTTCCCTGCCTCACCTGCCCGGGCTGCTTCGATTCCTGCATTGAGTGATAATAAATTCGTCTGTGATGCAATAGAAGTTATCATCTTAATTTTTTCGCCTATATTGAGAATTGCATTATTAGTAGCTTTTATTTTGTCGGTGATTATTTCAATGGCTTTGTAAGATTTAACGGAGGAGTCGGCGGCTTCTGTTATACATTCTCCGGCGGTCTTGTTAGCGTCATTCATTTGTGAAGATATTTCGCTAAGATTCTTGACGTTAGAGACGGCTTGCGAGATTATTTTTTCCATGTCTGAAATATTTTCGCCTATATCCTGAACACTTTTGACCATTTGGAGAGTCGTATCAGATAGAGATTTCATAGTGTCAGAAATTTGATTCGCCGCAAATGATGAGTTCTTAGCAAGTTCTTCAGTGGATTTTACTGTCTCCGTGAGTTCATAGGCCGAGTCTAATATTCTCCCGATTGAGTCATTTAATACGTGCTCAAGTTTATCGGCTGAGTCTAATAATTGCGCGGTCTCGTTAATCTTGCTGTCTAGTAAAATTTCCGTGTCAAGATCTCCATCTGATAATTTCTCGATTTCGGCGGCAACTTCTTTTAACGGGTCGGCTACTCTTTTCGCGACTATCAGGGCAATAATCGAATAAATAATTATCATCGCGGCACTTATAGCAAATATCATGATGTAAATACTTCGTGAAGCTGCCTGAATCTGAGTCGCAGGTTTGCCGGAAAATGCCATCCCTACAATTTCGCGGCCATTAGTCAGCGGCATATAATAAACGTGATAGACAAGCCCGTTAATTTTTACGTTGTCAGAATAATAATCATTGCCCGATTTCACAGCCTGCCATACTGCTTCAGACGCCGGAGTGCCTTCTATTCTGTGCCCGTTTGAGTCTAATATCGTCGTCATGAATCTAATATTTTTCTTGAATATAGTAAATTCAAAGCCTGTTTTCTTCATAACGTCAATATATTCTGTGTCATACTCGCAAAAATCCCCGTCAAGATTTATATTATGCTTTAAATCATATTCGTAGTATTCTTTGAGAGCCTGAGACGCTAGAATTAATGACTCCTTTGTGCTTGAGTTAAGATTACTCACAACTATTCCGGAATTCACGAGCGCAATAATTATAACAGCACTAATTAACGGTAACAAAGCAAAGATTACTAACATAGTGCGCAGGCTTATATGACGCTGTCTAGCAGATTTACTCATTATATGCCGCCTCCTTCAGATATATTTATAAATAATTACTCTTCATTCATGCCGATTAAGTCAAATTTTTCTGTTGAGATAATAATTTCACTCACCGGCCAAGAACATTTAACACAAATAGTGCGGTCCGACAAATTATAATACCAGCCTTCACGCGAGTCCCTGAAGTTATCAAGTGTGATAAAGCGCGCTATTTTCCGGCCGTCGACTCTGACCCAGTATGCGCCCTTCTCTTTGCTGATGACTCGTAAATTTATTTGCTGTATAGTCTCGTGATAACTGCCCTCACGCGTGAAATTTATAATTTTGCGGTTACCTGATTTTACGGTGATTTTAACGCTTGAGAATTCGCCGTGTTTATAATTTTCTGTATGGCCGTCATCATCATAAAAAGTAAATTCGCTGTCGTTATCTGCACCGATCAAGAAATCAAGAGTCTTCACCGAGTCAAAATTTATGCGTTTAATATCGTCGCTCGTGAAAAATATAGAATTACCCCGTAAAAACATGGGAATACTTGAATCATTAACCGGAATATTAATCACTTGGCCGCCCTGATAAAGTTTTAAATTATCGCTCATATCATACCAGTTACAGCCGGCAGGTAAATAAATTTGCCGAGTCCCCGCGCCCTTCTCGATAACATTTGCGACAAGTATAGAATTTCCAAACATAAACGTAAAATTATTGTCGCTGTAAGTGTTTATATCGTCAGGAAATTCAAGAAATAACGGCCTCATAACGGGAAGACCTGATTTATTTGCTTCATTCATGAGTGAATATAAATAGGGCAGCATTCTATAACGTAAAGCAAAAGCCTCACGAACTTGCGAAATAATTTCTTCATACATGAAGGGCTGAGTAACTGTGTTATCATTATTTGCTGAATTCAGAGTAAAACGGGGCTGGAAGATTCCATTTTGAATCCATCGTAATAATAACTCGCTTTCAGGTGCTCCGCCTGCAAACCCGCCTATATCACAGCCCATATTTGCACAGCCCGATAAACCCATTCCGAGAATCGTTGCAATATTAAATTTTAGAGTCCTCCAGTCAGTGAGATTATCTCCGCCCCAGACTTGAGCATATCTCTGAATCCCCGCATAACCTGCACGATTAATTACATATGGGCGTTCATTTGGATATACATTTTTTATAGCTTGAATAGCAGTGAGTGCCATCAAATTCGAGTGAATAATTTTGAGTTCCGCCATAGTCCCGCCCATTCCGTTATTATCGCAAAATGCCTCGCGGTCTTCTATGCCGTCAAATTCGCAATTATCGTTCCAGACAGTTTTTGTGCCTTTGCGTAAAATATTTTTTTCGAGTAACTCACGCCACGAGTCCCGGCCTGATTGACTGGTAAAATCTATAAATCTCCCTTCACCGCCCCACCATCTTCCGTAATAGTCGCCGCTCTTATCCGGAGTCTTTATAAACGCGTTGTTATTCTCGTAAAAATTCGCATATGGGTGATTCTTGAGGACTCCGGGCTTGAGATTGCAAATTACGTTAATTCCCAGCGCGTTCATTTTCGCAAAAAATTCTTCAGGATTCGGGAATCGCTTATAATTCCAGTTAAAAGTATATCGCAAGTTATCTTTTTCTCCGCTTGAATACCCCGATGCGAGCCAGAAATTATCAATATAAATTTTTTCGCGCAAATGTTTGTCAATTAAATTATAGATTTCCTTGTCGCAGTTCTCTTCAAGTTCGGCATAATACATTGAAGACGCGCAATAACCGAGTGATTGCTTTGTCGGCAATATAGTCCGCCCTGTGAGCCATGTATAACGCTCGATAACTTTTTTCATGCTTGAGCCGTTAATAAAGAATAAATCTATATCCCCGCCGTCAGTCTGATAATAATTATAGCGTTCCCAGTAGCCTGAAATTTCTTGACCTAAATCAAACACGCAATCATAAGAATTATTATAAAATATTCCCAGTGAATGCAAATTATCTCGATTCACACGAATATAAAACGGGATGTGCTTATACATCGGGTCGCCTGTCTCAGGGTCATGGCCTATAGCGTCTTTAGGGGACATTCGCAAACGTCTAAATTTTTTGTCAAGATTCCCGGTCTTCTCGCCGAACCCGTAAAAGAAATCTTTTTCTCTGTCCATACATGAATAATGACTCAACCGGCCTAACTGGTCGCGCTCAAATGAACGTTCCGGCAAGTCTCGATAAATGCAAGTTCCTTCATTATTATATAGCGCAAAATTTAGGGGAGATTTATTCATGACGAGTCTTAGAGTCTTAGTCGTGAAAGTTAAATTTTTCTCGTTTTCCTGATAGTCTATATTCAGCGCGTTAATCCTAGTGCGTTCACCTGCAAATAAATTATCAAGCTCATCAGCCCACGCCGTAGTAATTAAAGCATACGAGCATTCACGAAAAGCCCGGGCAAATGATACCCGGACTCTTATAACGTCATCGCTAAGAAATACAAGCATAATATCAGCATTATCTGCGTTAATAATATAGCCGCTGCTTGTTTTGTTGATTGCACGAAAATTTTTTATTAACATGATTACATACCTATTAAATCAAAGTCTTCAAATGAAATTTTTAGCGTAAAATTCTGATTCGGGTTCGCAAATTTTATGATTACTGCGCGTTTTGTCTGGCTGTAGTACCAACCTTCAGAGGCAGAGTCAAATTTTTTGCGATTCAAGAAATGCTCAAGTTTCTTATTTCCGAGTGATACCCAGAAGGGGCTGCGGTCCTTGCGTATAAACTCAACGGCAAATTTTTTAACAGTGTCAGTATATGAGCCTTCAGAAGTAAATTCAAGATTTATGACACTTGAGCCTGACATTTTTATATTCGTCCTGCGATATACACCGTTGATAAAATCGTTGCTTACTCCGTCATCGTCATAGAGTGTGTAACTTCTCTCTCTGCTATCTTGAGTCGGTGCGATAATAAATTTCAGGTCAGTTATTTTATCAAGTGCCATGCTTGAGAGTTTATTTTCTGCCATAGGAATAATTGCGCCATCACGTATAAACATGGGAATGCTCGCCAAATCTACAGGAATATCAATAAATTGTCCGCCCTCGTAGAATTTATAATTATCGTTCCAGTCATACCAGCCCGAACCCGACGGCAAATAAACGCGTTTAACTTTTTGTCCCGGCTCGATAACATTTGCTACAAGAATATCACGGCCAAACATAAACTCAAAACTTTCATCAAATACTCGTGAGTCTTCCTGAAATTCATAGACAAGAGCCCGCATAATCGGAGCACCCGTTAAATTTGCCTCATACTCAAGCGAATAAAGATAAGGCGTGAATTTATAACGCAGTAAAATAGCTTCACGAATCAAATCCGCCGAATTCTTGAACATCCAAGGCTCTGTAACTGTATTATCATTGCTGGCTGAATGAATCGAGAAACGAGCTTGAAATATACCATTTTGAACCCAGCGCAAAAATAATTCTTCACTGGGAGCAGGCCCCGCAAATCCGCCTATATCCGCGCCCTCGTTAGGCTGACCCGATAAGCCCATGCCCGTAATAATGGGAATATTATATTTTAGACTCTCCCAGCTCGTAAAATTATCCCCGCACCATGTTTGAGCGTATTTCTGAATCCCTGCGCTGCCTGACCTGCATACTATATATGGCCGAGCGTCTTTATTATGTTCACGGACTGAGTCACCGCCGATTTTGCACATTATTGTTGACATAAGCGGCTTTAACTGCGCAATTGTCCCGCCCTTGCCGTCAAAATCAACGCGCGAGTCCTTATCTACTAAGCTGTCATACTCGCAATTATCGTCCCATATTGAGTCCGTGCCTACGTCAATAACATTTTTGATTAAGTAATCCATCCATGCGCGGCGAGCTTCAGGCTTTGTGAAGTCCCAGAATGCCCCAGTGCCTCCCCACCAGCAGCCGAGTGCAATTTTTGAGGGGTCTTTGCTGTCCTTCACGAATACATCGCGGCTCATGAATTCATTAAATAACGGGTGAACGAGTAAGATTCCGGGCTTGACGTTAGGGACATTCTGCGCGCCCTTCTCGTTCATTGCTGCAAAATATTCGCGGGGATTCTTGAATCTCGTAGTGTTCCATGTAAATACACAGCGTTTACCGTCAACGCTCGTATAACCTGATGACAAGTGAAAGCCGTCAATCGGGAAGCCCTCGGCCTTTATCGTGTCAATGAATTCAAGCACTGCATCGTCGCTGTTTTTCTCTAGTTCGGGATAATACATTGATGAGCCTTGATAACCGAGCGCACGTTTTGGCAATAATGCCGGCCGACCAGTCAAAAGAGTATAATTATTTATTATTTGCTTGATTGAATCGCCCGATATAAAGAATAAATCTATATCTCCGCCGTCTGCCTGCCAGTAAGAATAACGAGGCCAGTAATTACTCTTTTCACAGCCCATGTTAAACACTGACTCATAAAAATTGTGATAAAAGAGTCCCAGTGCCTTGTGATTTCCGCGAGTCAATCTTATATAAAAGGGTATATGCTTATAAAGAGTGTCGCACTTCACGGGATTATAGCCCATTGCATCGGTCGCCCGCTGACGTAAAAAAGTTTGATTCTTGTTTAAGACTCCCGCCTTCTCTCCGAATCCGTAAAAGCAGTCATCTTCATTCATTCGGCTGTAATGAGTTACTCTATTATTTGAGTCAAGAGTGAAGGGATTCCCAGCTAATGACGAGTAAATTTCTGTGCCCTCTGAGTCATAAAGTCTCATACAAAGCGGGTCTTTGTCGAACTCAAGAGTCAATTTTACCGTCTTGAATATTATTTTATTATCGGACTCGATAGAAACAGGCTCGACTGGGTCAACTCGTTTTCTTTCTCCGGTGAATAAATTATCAAGCCTATCAGCCCACCCTGTAAGAGTTAGAATATATGACTCCTCGTCAAATTTCTTGTCAAAAGAAGTCCGGACTCTGATAATATCGTCGGTCAAGCAATAAATTTTTATATCGGCTGAATTAGTGTGAAGTATATAGAAGTGTTCTAATTTTTCGGAGTTAATAATTTTAGCGCATATTTCCATGTAACAAATTACCTCCTGAATTATATATATTATGAACGCAGCAAAAAATTTTACGTGAATATCCTGCATATATATTAACGTGATAAAGATTTGCGGCTAAATTTTTCCATTATTCTACTCCCACCCGCCCACCCTGCTGCTTCGCAGCAGAGTAGAATAGGAGAAAACAAGAGCGAGACTCTTTCAATCAAGCCCCGCCCTAAAATTTTTATCTCGTCCAGCCCATGCCCTTAATAAGTCCTGTCCAATATGGAAGACTCAAGGCAATTTGCGGAATATATGTAACGAGCATTAACGAAATAAACATTGTGATAAATATCGGCACTATATACTTTGTAACGCCCTCGATTTTGACATTAGCAACTCCGCAGCCCACAAATAAACATGAACCGACCGGAGGTGTTACTGATCCTATACCGAGATTCAATATAAGCATGAGTCCAAAATGTACGTCGCTCATTCCGATTCTGCGAGCTATGGGCAAAAATATCGGCACAAATATTAACACCGCCGGAGTCAAATCTAAGAACATTCCCATTACTAGCAAAAATACATTCATGATTAAGAGAATTACATATCTATTATTAGATACGCCCATAATCATTTGTGAAATCGCGTTAGGAATTCCAGTTCTCGCCATTACATAGGCCATTATTGACGACGCAGCAATCAAGAATAAAATCGTCGCCGAGCTCTTCATCGTGTCAGATAGTAAATTATAAAGAGTCTTCAAATCCATTTCTCTATAAATCGCTGCTAACAATCCGCAATATAAGCACATTACGACTCCCGCTTCAGTGGCCGTGAAGATTCCCGCTAAAATTCCGCCCATTACTATAATTACTGCAAATAATGACGGGAATGCGTCAATCCAAATTTTTAAGGCCGAGTCCTCTTCTTTGACTTCTGATTTCTTATAGCCGAGTCTTATTGCTAAGAATATCGCCATTATAGCAACAGCCACGCCGAGAATTCCACCCACGAAATAACCGCCCATAAATAAAGCAGCAACAGAGACTCCGCCCGCTGTAATCGAATACAGAATCAACGGCCCCGACGGAGGAATTAATATTCCAGTGGGAGCTGAACAGATATTTACGGCTGCCGAATAGTCAGGATTATAGCCCTCGTCCTTCTCAAGAGGTGAAAGAATCGAACCCATTGCAGACGTTGCCGCGACTGATGAGCCTGAGACAGCCCCGAAAAACATATTAGCTAATACATTTGTCGCTGCTAGATAACCGGGGATTTTGCCGACAAGTAATCTTGCGAGTCTCACAAGTCTTCTAGCAATTCCGCCCTTATTCATGATATTGCCGCCCAGTGAGAAAAACGGCAGAGCTAATAACGAGAACGAGTCAAGTCCGGAAAAACATTTTTGTGCGGCAGTAAAAGCAAAGCCTTCAAGAGTAGTAACTCCGCTCACACACGCAGCAACTACTGAAGCTATACCGATTCCAGCTGAGATAGGCACTCCGGCAAATAACATAATAAAGAATGACACGAATAATACTACAGTTGCAGTGATTACCATGATTAATTATTCCCGCCTTCCTGTTTATTATTACGAGCTGAGAAAGCCTGCAAATATTTCAAGACTCGCGCTATTATTATCATGACTCCGCAGACAGGCTCAATTAAATATAAAGTCTTCATGGGAATTCGCATAACTGACGAGACATTTGTAGCAGTGCTTGATAATTTCATGCCTCCGTAAATAAACACGTACACAACAAAGAATAATATACAAGCCTCGATAAAAATATCAAGAATGAGCTTAAATGCTCCCTTTGCACGGTCAGACACGAGGGTCAATGCTAAATGCTCATCACGGTAAAAACAATAGGCAGATCCTATCATTCCCGCAATAATTAATACATAGCGCAATAACTCATCTGTGAAAGTTGACGGATCTTTGAGTACCCACCGGCTGAAAATTTGCCACGTTCCAAACGCTACAAGTATGAACATAGACAGGGCCATTAAGAATCTCATAACCGAGTCTAAAATTTTTTCTAGAGTCTTCATTATTTTGCGGCCTGAATTCTTTCAACAAATGAGTATGTAGCAGCGTCTGACTTCTTTAAATTCTCATATAACGGGGCGACTGCTTTCTGAAATGCCGGCTTGTCGACATCTTTAATATATTCTACTTTATCACCGACTTGAGCTTTTACGTCGTCTTCAAATTTTGCCCAGAGTCCGCGATAATTTTCTACCATTTTTGCGGCGGTCTCGTTCATGATTTTTTTCTGTGAGTCGCTCATTTCGTCCCAGACTTTTGCGGAAATTACTATTACATCGGGAATCATTGTGTGCTCATCGTAGCAATAAAATTTTGTTACGTCGGCGTGATCTCTTAAAGCTGTAATATTATTCTCTGCTCCGTCGATTACTCCCTGCTGCATTCCCGTGTAAATGTCGCTGTAGCCCATGACGGTCGCACTGCCTCCGAAAGCGTTCATCATGTCGATTGCCATTTGTGAGTCCATCGTGCGAATCTTTAAACCCTTTAAATCTTCAGGCTTGCGAATTGCTTTATTAGCAGTGTAGAAGCAGCGAGTCCCCGATTCAAGCCATGCAATACCGATAAAGCCGTCTTTCGCAGTGAGATTATATAAATCTTTGCCGATTTCACCGTTCATTACATTATACAAATGATCTTTATCGCGGAAAACGTAGGGAACTGATACACAATTCCAAGCAGTCTCAAAATTTGAAAGAGTGCCGGCTGATACTTTTGTCATTTCGAGCTGTGATGCCTGAATCTGTGAAACGCAGTCAGCTTCTGAACCTAATTGCCCATTTGGAATAATATTAATTGTGATTGAACCGTTAGAGGCATTATTTACAGCTTCTGCCCATTCAGTCATTGCAATGTGAACGGCGTGATCTTCGGCCAAGTTGTGAGCGAGTGTGAGAAAGAAACTTTTTTCAGCAGCACAGCAGGCCGCAGCGGATAATACGAGCGCAAAACAGGTTAATAATACAAGAAACTTTTTCATGATATAAATATACCCTCCTGAATAAAATTTTAAAATATTTCGGTGAGTTAATTTTAATGGAATAAAGCGTGAGAGTAAATTATTAATTTTTCGTATTATTATAAAAATTTGCGGGA
This DNA window, taken from Synergistaceae bacterium, encodes the following:
- the trmD gene encoding tRNA (guanosine(37)-N1)-methyltransferase TrmD, yielding MNVSIITAFPELFSNFLNTSIPGRAVKNGLVGVELVNLRDFGRGNYRQLDDYAFGSGGMLFAAPQLKDALNFASHKGVKPFVIFPSPQGVLISQEIIETLAHQEQVIIICGHYEGIDERFTQKYVDLEISIGDCVLTGGEIPAMLIIDAMSRLVPGVVGKNKAVIEDSFYRGMLDNPNYTRPFTWEGLDVPEILTSGNNKQISRWRRREAINRTLTRRPDLIARASIRDYLAGKINLAVIANNEDVNLCGLSELCRAYNLGRYYIIANDHDLREKIKNLYPDSKIIGNIARLYNENKQENLLIVKIHARSGDNLLHSLELKRKCLEHEGGIIFLFADDESRFYNIQGLAGYLYEAGQDINVPLNILIGTALDRLLGKR
- the rplS gene encoding 50S ribosomal protein L19 is translated as MNAVDLVQKKYYRENELPDFRPGDTLRVHVKIKEGTRERIQVFEGIVIAKQHGGLDETFTVRKISNGVGVERIFPVHCPSIDKIEVQRQGKVRRAKLYYLRKLSGKAARIKERRKFA
- a CDS encoding cache domain-containing protein — translated: MSKSARQRHISLRTMLVIFALLPLISAVIIIALVNSGIVVSNLNSSTKESLILASQALKEYYEYDLKHNINLDGDFCEYDTEYIDVMKKTGFEFTIFKKNIRFMTTILDSNGHRIEGTPASEAVWQAVKSGNDYYSDNVKINGLVYHVYYMPLTNGREIVGMAFSGKPATQIQAASRSIYIMIFAISAAMIIIYSIIALIVAKRVADPLKEVAAEIEKLSDGDLDTEILLDSKINETAQLLDSADKLEHVLNDSIGRILDSAYELTETVKSTEELAKNSSFAANQISDTMKSLSDTTLQMVKSVQDIGENISDMEKIISQAVSNVKNLSEISSQMNDANKTAGECITEAADSSVKSYKAIEIITDKIKATNNAILNIGEKIKMITSIASQTNLLSLNAGIEAARAGEAGKGFGVVAAEIKKLAEESNEAAESINDTVLEIKQLSGECVSQAQEVENLINEEREVLATTQEKFTLLDKEIASSLVEISSVSDVTTRLDSIRQTISNAVNELSSVSEQTSAANEQATASIAEIAENVNNVFNDTKIIDSLSEDLKEAASYFKI
- a CDS encoding DUF4968 domain-containing protein, with product MLIKNFRAINKTSSGYIINADNADIMLVFLSDDVIRVRVSFARAFRECSYALITTAWADELDNLFAGERTRINALNIDYQENEKNLTFTTKTLRLVMNKSPLNFALYNNEGTCIYRDLPERSFERDQLGRLSHYSCMDREKDFFYGFGEKTGNLDKKFRRLRMSPKDAIGHDPETGDPMYKHIPFYIRVNRDNLHSLGIFYNNSYDCVFDLGQEISGYWERYNYYQTDGGDIDLFFINGSSMKKVIERYTWLTGRTILPTKQSLGYCASSMYYAELEENCDKEIYNLIDKHLREKIYIDNFWLASGYSSGEKDNLRYTFNWNYKRFPNPEEFFAKMNALGINVICNLKPGVLKNHPYANFYENNNAFIKTPDKSGDYYGRWWGGEGRFIDFTSQSGRDSWRELLEKNILRKGTKTVWNDNCEFDGIEDREAFCDNNGMGGTMAELKIIHSNLMALTAIQAIKNVYPNERPYVINRAGYAGIQRYAQVWGGDNLTDWRTLKFNIATILGMGLSGCANMGCDIGGFAGGAPESELLLRWIQNGIFQPRFTLNSANNDNTVTQPFMYEEIISQVREAFALRYRMLPYLYSLMNEANKSGLPVMRPLFLEFPDDINTYSDNNFTFMFGNSILVANVIEKGAGTRQIYLPAGCNWYDMSDNLKLYQGGQVINIPVNDSSIPMFLRGNSIFFTSDDIKRINFDSVKTLDFLIGADNDSEFTFYDDDGHTENYKHGEFSSVKITVKSGNRKIINFTREGSYHETIQQINLRVISKEKGAYWVRVDGRKIARFITLDNFRDSREGWYYNLSDRTICVKCSWPVSEIIISTEKFDLIGMNEE
- a CDS encoding glycoside hydrolase family 31 protein, whose amino-acid sequence is MEICAKIINSEKLEHFYILHTNSADIKIYCLTDDIIRVRTSFDKKFDEESYILTLTGWADRLDNLFTGERKRVDPVEPVSIESDNKIIFKTVKLTLEFDKDPLCMRLYDSEGTEIYSSLAGNPFTLDSNNRVTHYSRMNEDDCFYGFGEKAGVLNKNQTFLRQRATDAMGYNPVKCDTLYKHIPFYIRLTRGNHKALGLFYHNFYESVFNMGCEKSNYWPRYSYWQADGGDIDLFFISGDSIKQIINNYTLLTGRPALLPKRALGYQGSSMYYPELEKNSDDAVLEFIDTIKAEGFPIDGFHLSSGYTSVDGKRCVFTWNTTRFKNPREYFAAMNEKGAQNVPNVKPGILLVHPLFNEFMSRDVFVKDSKDPSKIALGCWWGGTGAFWDFTKPEARRAWMDYLIKNVIDVGTDSIWDDNCEYDSLVDKDSRVDFDGKGGTIAQLKPLMSTIMCKIGGDSVREHNKDARPYIVCRSGSAGIQKYAQTWCGDNFTSWESLKYNIPIITGMGLSGQPNEGADIGGFAGPAPSEELFLRWVQNGIFQARFSIHSASNDNTVTEPWMFKNSADLIREAILLRYKFTPYLYSLEYEANLTGAPIMRALVYEFQEDSRVFDESFEFMFGRDILVANVIEPGQKVKRVYLPSGSGWYDWNDNYKFYEGGQFIDIPVDLASIPMFIRDGAIIPMAENKLSSMALDKITDLKFIIAPTQDSRERSYTLYDDDGVSNDFINGVYRRTNIKMSGSSVINLEFTSEGSYTDTVKKFAVEFIRKDRSPFWVSLGNKKLEHFLNRKKFDSASEGWYYSQTKRAVIIKFANPNQNFTLKISFEDFDLIGM
- a CDS encoding TRAP transporter large permease; the protein is MVITATVVLFVSFFIMLFAGVPISAGIGIASVVAACVSGVTTLEGFAFTAAQKCFSGLDSFSLLALPFFSLGGNIMNKGGIARRLVRLARLLVGKIPGYLAATNVLANMFFGAVSGSSVAATSAMGSILSPLEKDEGYNPDYSAAVNICSAPTGILIPPSGPLILYSITAGGVSVAALFMGGYFVGGILGVAVAIMAIFLAIRLGYKKSEVKEEDSALKIWIDAFPSLFAVIIVMGGILAGIFTATEAGVVMCLYCGLLAAIYREMDLKTLYNLLSDTMKSSATILFLIAASSIMAYVMARTGIPNAISQMIMGVSNNRYVILLIMNVFLLVMGMFLDLTPAVLIFVPIFLPIARRIGMSDVHFGLMLILNLGIGSVTPPVGSCLFVGCGVANVKIEGVTKYIVPIFITMFISLMLVTYIPQIALSLPYWTGLIKGMGWTR
- a CDS encoding TRAP transporter small permease, which codes for MKTLEKILDSVMRFLMALSMFILVAFGTWQIFSRWVLKDPSTFTDELLRYVLIIAGMIGSAYCFYRDEHLALTLVSDRAKGAFKLILDIFIEACILFFVVYVFIYGGMKLSSTATNVSSVMRIPMKTLYLIEPVCGVMIIIARVLKYLQAFSARNNKQEGGNN
- a CDS encoding TRAP transporter substrate-binding protein; its protein translation is MKKFLVLLTCFALVLSAAACCAAEKSFFLTLAHNLAEDHAVHIAMTEWAEAVNNASNGSITINIIPNGQLGSEADCVSQIQASQLEMTKVSAGTLSNFETAWNCVSVPYVFRDKDHLYNVMNGEIGKDLYNLTAKDGFIGIAWLESGTRCFYTANKAIRKPEDLKGLKIRTMDSQMAIDMMNAFGGSATVMGYSDIYTGMQQGVIDGAENNITALRDHADVTKFYCYDEHTMIPDVIVISAKVWDEMSDSQKKIMNETAAKMVENYRGLWAKFEDDVKAQVGDKVEYIKDVDKPAFQKAVAPLYENLKKSDAATYSFVERIQAAK